Within the Eucalyptus grandis isolate ANBG69807.140 chromosome 1, ASM1654582v1, whole genome shotgun sequence genome, the region TTGTCATAATTTGGTAGATTATATTCTAAATTTAATGAATCAGAGAAATAAATGTCTGGGAAATGAGATATGCATAGAAAAATTTAAGCGATAGTATGAGTGTAAATGATAAAAAGAGgtaaaaatgaagagaattttgagaaaaaaagaaaaaaagaggataaaTTTTGAAATCCAGCAACGCACTTGGGACCCTCAATAGAGGCCTTTCATGGAATAGTGGAAGTATCCAAGTCTAGTCAATATAATTGATTTTGATAAACTGTGATGTCAAATTCTTATGGAAGAGTCGAGTGGcttataatttgattttgtgATTCTTAAAGTGAGTTGATTCATCTCAAAATGGTGTGTGAGGCCGTAGAATCTTGTTGATTTATTTTAGATACATGAGTCTAGAGACAAGCTAAGAGTTCCCTTTAAAAAGTTATATGAAGCCCAAAAGACATGACTATCTTTGAGCCCAAACTCACTTTCATTTGGCATATACTACCTTCTCTCTCCACATGTGACTTGATACTTTCCTAGGCTATTCTTTCTTGGGCCATGAATGGTAGCTCGGATGACatacaaaatattttatcaagTGTTTGGTGACATTCTTCAGAGTGGATAAATCTAGATTTGTAACGCTAGGTCCATTGGGTGAGCTGTGTGGAGAGGTGATAGTGACAGTAGTACCAATTTCTCGTggtcaacaaaataaaattgctgACCACCACAATAATTGGCCTTCTCTCTCttaattcaaatttgggaagttaTACCATGTCTCTATCTCTTGATTCAAATATATGAAACAACGGCCACAAGGTAGCTAGTAGCCTAGTGATTACAACATAGTGGTCACCACACTAAGGCAACCATCGTGCTATGGTCATTGGCCCGGCGGCAATCTCCATCATAGATAGCCACTGGAAACACGATTGAGGATTTGTTTGAAACATCAACCATTCTCTAGCGAAGTCAACCACCATACTGTTGTAATGTTTAAATATTAAGccacttttttatttaacagcttaaacttttaaaacaagTAAATATTAAGCTAAAGCCTAGTCTATTCTTGAGAGAGAGTGTTAGATTACTTACATATTAAACtacatttttaatattaaaatttaaacattttgaatGGTTGGCAGTTTTcgatcaaaaaagaaaacaacatttAACAGTaatgtcacaaaatttttacataTAGTGTGgcttggttcaactttggggaaatgcacttgggagaatgcaaatacctgaGATAAAGGGGTTTCCCCGAAATCTTCTGccgtttggtaaattacaatttcaagtagctttgaaaataattttagcaAAGACACCATTTGGCAAAACTTGCATTTCCAATtagcttttgctattttttattttttttaaagtctgaaAATAAAATCCGGTGGCGGCAAACCTCCGTGAAGCGCCGTGAGGCAGACTGGCCAATCGGCCGCCGGACCGCCGATCTGGCGGCTCGAGTCGCGGAGGCCGAGATCGGCCGCCGGACCGCAGATCAGCCTCCCGACGGCCAGATCGGCCGCCGAGGACCGCCAGATCTGCCTCCCGACGGCCGAGATCACAGCCACCGACCGCCGATCTGCCTCCCGACGGCCGAGGCGTGACCTCGAGCGgcgtcgcccgggtcgcgcgacccggcggcgccgcccgaggtcgcacGGACGCGCGACGGCGTCGCTGGTCGTGCGACCCGGCGACGCCGCTGGAGGTCGCGCGGACCCGAGCGACGTCGCCGGCGCGCGGGATTCGGCGACGCCGCCCGGGTCGCGGTCGCGACGCCGCCTGGGTCGCGGGTCGCGACGCCGCCTAGGTCGCGGTCGCACCACCTGGGCGGTGGTCACCAGGGACGCGCGACCCCcgcggtggtggtggttgccGAGAAGCCGAACTCGAGGCGACGGGAAAGAAGATGAGCCGagcggagaagaagatgagccggagaagaagatgaacaggtaatttttgcatttacGGAATGCCGAATGCCGAATGCCGCCCTCCCCGGCTTTCGATTCAACCTTCTAATGAATGCTCATATTTGGGCAAATGggctttcaaatattttgccaaacactaaaaatttcccaggggctttgggggctcaAAGGCTCGCTTGGGAATCCCAAACGGGCCCATAGTGTGGCCGCAGCTCTTGTACAGCCACAGGTGGTGGTTGCCACCCCCAAGATGCCATTTGCAGTAGTCACTTGGCCGTGATTGAGGGAGGTCTATgttgcttttatatatataaaaacttttttttttatgtcttttcaacttaatgtccttttcatttcaaatagCCATTCTTATAGTCAATCGAGTAGTGAAGAAGTtctaagatataaagaatccgaggggatttcttgttttattttccaattctatCCTTATTTTGTCTTTACGACTAAACGTGGTCTAGTGTCTCAACTCTCCTTTTGAGTTGTTCTAGGATGTGtttagtaatatttttattttggggaaaaatttcttttcatgaatagtatttttctatttctattttctgaaataatttctaagtaaaaaaacacttttcataactatataaaatttttattttcgaaaaaataaaaaacataattgtgtttgatatgatccataaattttgtaatgtagattttttttttgaattttttttttttttcttcttccttgccaccACTATTCGCCGATGCTTGCCGCCGGCTGATAGCCACCCGGCGGCAGCatggcgaggaagaagaagaaaagaaaagaacttatttttagaaattgctctcaaaaacaagaaattactttttttttttaactttttgtttctattaCAAATGTGTTCCTCAACCACTTCTCTATtatgaggaatagaaaaattaatgaaattattaaacggatttatattctttttctattccgaaaagtaaaagaatagaaaaataaaattacgaaACGTTACCATGTGGTACCCTAACGAATTGAGTCCGTTCTTTCTTTCGAGGGTGGCTGCTTCTAAACACGGTCTCCATCTACCACCATGGCCAGGGGACACAATTCCACACTCACCAAGTCCATTCCATACCGAACCGGCCTAGGATTATAtacatataactataatataaaattaaacaaatatattaataatattatatctGATTGTATAGTTTATATAATGTGTAAATCTCCATTCCATATGTAATGAAAAACGAGTTAAGCTTGTCTTTTAGAAGAGATGGGAGTGGGGCCGGGGCAGGTCTCGGATGTCGGTCCAATTGCCTTCTTAGTAAGGCGATGGTTGCTGCCAGTCGAGCGAGACATGTTAACATACGGAATTACCGGTGCAATCTTTCGGATTGCGTTGAACGTCGGTTATATTTCTTATCATTAGAGGAAGGTTTTCGGTTCTTTTCTATTGAAAATGTCATTAGCAAAAAGTCCAATGGCCAACCTATTCGATATAATTTAATTATGcccaatttttttgtaattttactcTCATAATATAAAAGTTCAAATTGAGCAAttgatttattactttttcataatttcattaGAAACACGATGCGTTTAATTTTTGAGAATCCTGCAAACGATTATTCAGAAATATGTATCTTCTAcccattttcaaatttaataaaaattagagtagaaatatctatttttgcTGCAGAATTGGACCATATTAATGTGTGttttgtttaagatttttaatctaattaattttcagGTTGACTAAAGTTCAGGTTAAGCACGTTTCTTTGGATTCGTCCCTACTCAAGTTGGCTTCCATCAATATGCGCACTTACTTGTCTCatcttcattttatttataaaaaggaaaatcaaatatgAGATATAGTGATTTGGCGTctctaaaataagaaaatacaaTTCCCTACATACGatgcaatttttctttccagcaCAAATAATCTGAAGTTTGAAAAAATTGACTGAGGCTCTACATCATGTCTTGTCTGATCAATGGGATGAATTTCATAGAGGAGATATTGCTTCTTGTCATCGAAAAACACAAAATAAGAGAAACTAGTATACATAAGTGTGCTAGTTTTCATTGTTCCGAAGCGGGCAATATCACCAAATTTTCGGGAAAAGCACCTACCTAACTCGTTCTAACGACAAAGTATTATGGTCTGCCGTCACATAAAACATCAGATAACGTAGTTTACTTTGCAAGGAGATTGAAAGACTGCAAATTTGCCTGCATATTGAAGCTCTTCTTATAGGTTGGCCATCTCTTACTGGCTCTTCGGCATGCTCCTGGTTTCCAGTTCTGTTTGGGTTTTGTTGAATCTGCAACAATGGTAGAAGCATCTGTCGCCTTGAGAATGTCAATGTTTTCGTCCTCGTTACCGCTGCAATGAGTAGGACTTAGGATACGCCTTTTGTGTATGAGGAAACAAGCTAGTAGTTTTCTGCACAGATCAAGCGGAGGCTTGTCCTAGACTGTTTATCGCAGActggaaaagccaaaaattagAACTATGGCAGGAAACTATTTAGCCCTCCAAAAGCGAGAATATTCTTGGTACATCAATATCCAAAGTTAATTCCTCTTGCACATGGGAATAGCCTGTGCAACATCAATCACTTAGCCAATTTTTGGCCAGAAAAATGTTCTCGACCATAAAACTTGGATGTGAACCTATCGTATTAACTGCTATCAAGAGTATATCCAGCTCAGACAAAACAATATCCAGCTCAGACAAGACAAGTTTCCCATGATTCTAATTCAATCTAGCAACCTCGTGGTTAACATGCCAAATGAAGAAGCATAAAACCCCCAGAGAAAGCAAATTTGAAAGATGACAGAAGGCAAAAAGCATAAGATTAGACTTAACTTTCATGGTTGCCTCCTACCTTTAATCGTGTGCAATCATAAAATTGTGACGATAGTTTTAATATTGTATTGTAACTATCGTTCATCCACATCTTCAAACTTGAGGGTAATAAGATGCCGACATCTCAGTACAAGGAAAACATAGTTTGCATACTGTTAATTTCCCCTGGTTTGCCCCAGTGAAAGAGATTGGACCGAACTTTTCAGGTTTTTCATAATGCAAACATCATTTTCTATGTTCTGGTACTGCAGCTAGTCAATACAAGACCCATAACGACCTGAGTCATCTGCCGTGGAACTAACCCCTTTGAAGGGCATGCAGTTCATTGCAATATCCAGGTTCTACCAGGACTTTGCCGCCAATCCTCTTGGTAATCAAGGATTTTAACCATCTGCCTGCAAAATCAAAGCACCCTTGCCCCTGAATTAAACTCTATCGAGTGGTGAGAAAGGAGGATATTTTGGGGGAACTTCAAAATGCGGCGTCATGTTTGGCAGATTCACATCATTTCCGTTTACTGAATGTCCCCGTGAAGTTCTAGATTTGGAAAGTTGATGCCGATCAGAGGGCTCGGAAGACATCTGGCAGCTTATTACAGCTATGCAAGTGGCAAATGCTTGTAATGACGAGATTGACCGATTGAATTTGACCAGGTAGATTCCTGTTCTATATAGTTTCAAGCTGAAAATGGCATTCTCTTGTTGAGCTTCTCCctgtaaacaagaaaataataggTAAAAACCAGAAGCATTAAGTGCACAATGCAATTACCTGAAAAGATGAAGTATACATACACACCTGAACAAAAAGTTCAAGGTGATCTGACATCGAGCAAACACTTGATGTTTCATAGAAGTCCTTTAGGGGAGAAAGAATGCGCAATTTGCAACCGACATCCCAACCTCCACAATCACATGATCCACCAGATCTCCATCTATCGATCAACGATGAAGGTTCTCCGTTACTCGGCATACTATGATCTCCCCCTGGAAGTATAACCATTAGATGATTTTTATCTTCATTTGAAAGTTTGGATCCTTGCAAATCCCCtcttaaaaatttatgattagtAGCCTGTGCTTCGCAGTTGCTAGGCATGTCCATAGaaatcttgaagatgatggcgGCAAGTTCCCTGTTCATTGGTGGATACAGTAATTCTTTGTCAGCTTGACTCAATCCGGGTCCTGATAAAACATATTCTCTCTCAACAGTCGGCTCATTGCCGTTGTCTGAACAAGCATCACGAAATGTCAACTGACCAACTACATTGTGCACAGGGCCGCCACTTCTCGTCTTACTTCCTTGTCCAATCCAGCCATTGCTCTTCTTTATCATTTCGTCCACAGAATAGATTGTGTATTTTCTCGCACAATTGCTCTTTCCAGATAGTGTCGCATCTTTGGTGGCAGCAGCAACAATGTGGCCATTCTTGCCAACCACAAATTTGAATAAGGGGAGTCCGTCAGCAATACTAACTTGGAGAAGAGCTTCAAGTGTTGATACCTCATGGTTACCGATTTGAAGTGATTCAGTGGAATATTCGTGGCTCGAGCTCAGGGAAGCTACGCTCTGTTCTGGTTGCCGAATGCTTTCAGAGCGATGGTATGAAATTGATGACTTGGACCTCAGAAGTGGGTCTAGTAATCTTCTAATGCCAGACCTAACCTTGCTAGCAACGTCGGGCTTCTCTTTAGTGAGACTGCCACCGCAAGGAAAATCCTCTGGAGCCATCGGACCAGATCTATCAGTCACAGATGCTGAGCTACAGAGAGGAGCAGAAGCACTTTCTCTGAAACTGAAACTTCTGCTTATCCTACCTAAACTGAAGCTGAACCGGTGGCTGGGTGATGGATGCCTACTTTTCTTGCCTGCGGAGTTAACAGCTTCTTGAGTCAGACTTCCCATACCCTCCCTTCTGCTTGAATTTCTAGTCTTGTCACTATCATTTGGCTTTCtcatattataaattttacTGCTAGACAGGTCATACCCTGACCTGCTGCCGCCAGAGAAAGTTGAAGATTCGTCAAATTCGAGCTCTGAACAACTCCTAGCAGTCTCTCTCTGGGAATCAACTTTCAACGACATTGGACATGAGTGTGGTAATTCTGAGCATGGTTCTCTTGAGCGAAGCTCCTCGGAAAATAACACATCTGAGAAATAATTCTGAGTTGCACCCGTCAAACTGTGATCAAACAATTTTCTGGTGTCACTTTTCTGGGATGCATCCATTGAGCTATTATGTGGACGTTTACTGGTAGAAATTTGAGCTAAGGTTGCTTTATTCCACGAAGATCGTCTGTTGGATGTTTCTCTATTTAAtgacttttcaacttttttctCGCTCTCGTCATTCTCAGCAGTAATCATCTCCTTTAAACTGATTGGTCCGGCATCGATACTCAGCTTTGATGATGAAGTTCCAGCCACGGACATGCATTTCTGTTCTCTATTATTTCCTCCGGTGCCTGATTCAGCCATTTTCCCCACTCTAATATTTCCTTCGCCACTAAAAACTCTCCTCTTACTCTTACCACGCAAGTCCAATGAACCACCTAACTCCGACACAATCATCTGATTCAATGAGTTTCTGTTGTCCTTCTGGAATGCAATGTCTGTGCACTCTTTTCTCGAAGATCTGTAAGTTCTATTTACCTTTTCATGCCCATCCAACATACTCTTAGAAGCACTTTCAACATCTTGAGAGAGCACAACTTTGCAAGCACTTGGCTTGACACGTCGAGAAATCCCATCTATCTTGCAATAACTAGAGCTAGGACAAAGAGATGCCCACTGCTCACTTTGATGATTACAAGTTCTGGTATTACAGTTGCGAGTGAAATTCTGTAGACGACTCCAGTCCAGAACTCCAAAGTTCAGAGCTTTCCCCTGGAGGTTTCCTCTGGTTTCAACACGCTGGAGATAATCGGGCAAATTGGTCATGTGCTTGACAAGCTCATCTTCTTTAACGATCTCCCCGCTAGCACGCTGTCTCTGTTGATCTGTAGAGGATTTCAGCTGAACAGCATGGGCATTCGCATACTTCTCCCCTGGGTAACCCTGCTTTAAGGTTGGTTGACCCTGACAACTTTGTACCATTGATCCGTCAGGATAACCAATCCGATCGGACCATCGTGGTTTCCTGACACTCTCGTTCACTTTCTTGGAGTTCTGGTGTGGCTTTAGACTCTTTCTGACCAATGAGTTGGATTTCCTATCCCTGTGAGGAGGGAAGACTTCATGCTTTGATGGGACATCAGACGCCATGGCTTCAGCTGCTTTCACCACCCATTGTCACTGCAAAAAAACGGTTCAGATCATTCTTCATCAGCATCATTGTTATAAGTAGTCTGAATCTCCTCAACACTATGCTaagaattgaaaacaaaataatattagCATTTCATCtgaaaattttggatgaaaCAATGAAATGGTTATACATATAGTGCAGGTCTTTGTCAATTGCCACTGCAAGCTTGAAGTGGAATGACCACAAACATTGTCAATTTGGCATGAAAACTCACAAAACTCCAATAAGGAGAAGGAACATGGTTTCGGCGCAAAAGCAGATTCAGGATTACCAGTTAAGATGTTAGTTGCAAGCAACGAAAACATagaaggaaaagcaaaatcaaGGTTCTTTGTCTTCACCAGCAGTTCCCCAAATGTCCCATAGCAAAATGGTAGCAGGCAACACTTTTATCAATCTATCAGCTTATGCAAACTGCAAAGAAATCATTCCTTCTGGTTAGGACAGCTCGAGCAGAACCATCTTCACTGTACATGGACAAGTAGAAGTTACACGGTTAATGGAATGGAGCATGGAGTTCCACCCAATAAGCCCTGCTTCTGAGTTCTGTGTGCTGCAATTTTTAACCTCAAGGCTCCAACTTTCAGTTGTGGAAAACACCGATGAACGAAACAATGCAGTGCCGATGATTATACAATGCTTTCCTCTAAACACGCTTACTCCGAAGCAACTTCACTTTAAATTTTGAGGTGCCAAAAAAAGATTTCCTGCAGATTTTCACTGTTCACCTTCCTCCCTCTACTGCTCAGATCTAAGGTCATCCTAGACACTGAAAATGACACAAACCGATCACAAGTTCTTGCCAAAAACACCAACGAACCAGTTCTTAGCCACACGGTGGGGAAGATAATAAGATAACACAAGAAGTGCtgtgctttgctttgctttctaTCCAAGAGAGTAAATGCCAAAGCTATTAATGGGGGACTAAGCCACTATACCAAGAAAGCAGAGAATCAAGACTAAGGGAAACAGACAAATGGGGTTACCAAGAAAAGCTTTAGAGCTCGCTTGGAGTTGAGAGAACGTACGGGTACGAGGAAAACCCAGAGAATGCGCGGCCCCTCCAATCCCGATGAAGATGAACTGAAGATGATCACAGTAATAATAAACCCggtaaaaagaagaaacggaGAGGGCGGAGCATAGGACTCAAAACGGAGCGTTTCCTATCGGGCGCGAGATTCTTATAATAACGCCAAAGGAGACGATCGCTATCATCGATCTTTTCCACCGatcagaacaaaaaaagagagcgGCAGACCAAGCAAGAAGCTACGTAGATTATAAGCAAAGAAAGGAATTCACAGCAATCCACATTACCCAAAAACGAGGGCAGTCGAGAATGATCACCCCATTTAAGTATATCAAAAAATCATTTGTGGGAAGCAAAAGCAGAGACATCAGTGGCAAAGAAGATGGATCTTGGCTCTCCTCCTTTTTGACTCTCTGCATCAACTCCAGTCAGCACTGCCAAGAAAAGAAACCAGCAAAGACAAATTCAGCAGctagagagagggaaggagtgCGCCTTTCGGGGACGTGGGTCCGATCATGGAGACTTCTGTCCTCCGGCGAATCCCGATGCTTGGCTGTGGTGGCGGGGCCGACCTAAAGCTCCCTAatgattttctctctccttagCCATGAGAAAGCAATACAGGAATCTGGCATGCATACTTAAATTCAACTTGCAGGACAAACCTGGTGGGCCTGCGTTGGATCGACATGCCATCCTTTATTTTCTATTGCACATTTGACATGTCTTGGACCAGAATTTCCGGCCTTGCTATAATACAGATTCTCAAATATGCAATGAGGATGATAAAGTTTGGCGCGCGTGTGTATTTGTTGCCTGGGATCCACCACGACATTTGATCTAGTGATAAGTGGGTCATCTCTTTGAACTGATTGTGTTACATTTGCCAACCGCAGACCTTCGAGTCACTAGTGCTGCAGAGTAGTTATGACTCCATTTGAATAGTTCACGGTGGACGTGTGATTCTTATGGCGACGCCCACAAAGAGTTGTCAGCACGACTTGCCCACCTCTACTCTTTTACTTAAGCAAAAAAtgttgtttggaaaaaaaaaaatttgagggaaATTACAAGAGTATCTATATATTGTTGTCTACCTCTAATTTTGATATTGCGTATATGACAAATCTTGGCATAAATTAGTACGACATATATGCATAGGATGTATGGAGCCAATGGATTGCTGATTCCGTGTGTGGGCACACGACTGTCATGTCCATATTGAAAGTGGCAGGGCCTACGTGCCGTGCTTGGATCGACAATGTACAGGTTTTCGTGAACTGTTTGTgatgtttaataatttaaagcTGAAGCTTCTGTTTGGAGGGATGGTCCTCGCGCTTAAGCTTTACACGTCAACACTTCCACTGAAACATGAGTAGTAGAAGTCTAGGCCTATTCTCGAGGTTCATTATTGCCGGAACTCAGGTTTGGATCTCTTACAAGGTATCGGGGCTAGGCTGTTATGGAGGAACAATATGTCTGTTTGACGGTGGAGTTATAAGGTGTGATAGATTTACTGTTGCATCAGGGTATGGTTTATACCCCCTTATCGACAAGAAAACACGGAGGTCTTACTTTTCGGTGAGCCAAGTAGTACCGAACACTCGATATGCGACACGATAAaacacgacacgtcgacacattgttaaagaataaagaatttCAAATACGTTAGGATACATTGaaaattaaatgtatatttttatatacatgtgattattataatcaaattaatttgatttaattcagcgcaaaaaataaataatagaaaaagagcctagaatgaatttatattaaaaatattaatccatcatttgccaatattatttattattttaatttgataaattcaactccaCTCcggtaatccataaaacttaggaaaaaaaaagcatttcacATTCTGAACTCACATATTAGAGcgtgttggaaaaaaaaagaaaaaaataaacttgggagTGAATTGTGTATCATAGGAAATGAGAgttagaagagaagaaaatactagagttttcttctttctccatttattattttgactattctttattttcttatatatttacatt harbors:
- the LOC104433090 gene encoding uncharacterized protein LOC104433090 gives rise to the protein MASDVPSKHEVFPPHRDRKSNSLVRKSLKPHQNSKKVNESVRKPRWSDRIGYPDGSMVQSCQGQPTLKQGYPGEKYANAHAVQLKSSTDQQRQRASGEIVKEDELVKHMTNLPDYLQRVETRGNLQGKALNFGVLDWSRLQNFTRNCNTRTCNHQSEQWASLCPSSSYCKIDGISRRVKPSACKVVLSQDVESASKSMLDGHEKVNRTYRSSRKECTDIAFQKDNRNSLNQMIVSELGGSLDLRGKSKRRVFSGEGNIRVGKMAESGTGGNNREQKCMSVAGTSSSKLSIDAGPISLKEMITAENDESEKKVEKSLNRETSNRRSSWNKATLAQISTSKRPHNSSMDASQKSDTRKLFDHSLTGATQNYFSDVLFSEELRSREPCSELPHSCPMSLKVDSQRETARSCSELEFDESSTFSGGSRSGYDLSSSKIYNMRKPNDSDKTRNSSRREGMGSLTQEAVNSAGKKSRHPSPSHRFSFSLGRISRSFSFRESASAPLCSSASVTDRSGPMAPEDFPCGGSLTKEKPDVASKVRSGIRRLLDPLLRSKSSISYHRSESIRQPEQSVASLSSSHEYSTESLQIGNHEVSTLEALLQVSIADGLPLFKFVVGKNGHIVAAATKDATLSGKSNCARKYTIYSVDEMIKKSNGWIGQGSKTRSGGPVHNVVGQLTFRDACSDNGNEPTVEREYVLSGPGLSQADKELLYPPMNRELAAIIFKISMDMPSNCEAQATNHKFLRGDLQGSKLSNEDKNHLMVILPGGDHSMPSNGEPSSLIDRWRSGGSCDCGGWDVGCKLRILSPLKDFYETSSVCSMSDHLELFVQGEAQQENAIFSLKLYRTGIYLVKFNRSISSLQAFATCIAVISCQMSSEPSDRHQLSKSRTSRGHSVNGNDVNLPNMTPHFEVPPKYPPFSPLDRV